A genomic region of Dreissena polymorpha isolate Duluth1 chromosome 4, UMN_Dpol_1.0, whole genome shotgun sequence contains the following coding sequences:
- the LOC127876062 gene encoding uncharacterized protein LOC127876062, whose amino-acid sequence MQVAKVSKLFMMMESGQITRNSVNSLDDIDVDDECIVENENTKDLETLLPSTSQPKITDKEKGTSNTRRTKQAAKKQWSENEKVAVHRHFDRFLIMGKLPGKKSLLACIESENDLHNRSWKNVKDFCINLIETKKQRGLLT is encoded by the exons ATGCAGGTTGCCAAAGTCAGCAAGCTTTTCATGATGATGGAAAGTGGACAAATTACCAGAAATTCTGTCAATTCGCTAGACGATATTGATGTGGACGACGAATGTATTGTAG aaaatgaaaatactaaAGACCTTGAAACTCTGCTTCCCAGCACCAGTCAaccaaaaataacagacaaag aaaagggtacttcaaataccaggagaacaaaacaagcagccaaaaagcaatggagtgaaaacgaaaaagtagctgttcacagacactttgatcgttttttgataatgggtaaattaccagggaaaaaatcattacttgcatgtattgaaagtgagaatgaccttcacaacagaagttggaaaaatgtcaaagacttttgcataaatttaattgaaacaaaaaagcaacggggacttttaacttaa